A portion of the Sabethes cyaneus chromosome 3, idSabCyanKW18_F2, whole genome shotgun sequence genome contains these proteins:
- the LOC128744066 gene encoding nuclear receptor-binding protein-like isoform X1, translating into MPGSRSSNNDTEHNKSPRESGEDSEDESEILEESPCGRWLKRKEEVEQRDVPGIDCAHLAMDTEEGVEVVWNEVQFSERKNFKSQEEKIQLVFENLTQLEHPNIVKFHRYWTDTHNDKPRVIFITEYMSSGSLKQFLKRTKKNVKKLPLQAWKRWCTQILSALSYLHSCSPPVIHGNLTCDTIFIQHNGLVKIGSVAPDAIHHHVKTCRENMKNMHFLAPEYGSAASTTAIDIYSFGICALEMAALEIQGNGDSGTLVTEEQIKRTVESLEDAQQKDFIIKCLSHDPAKRPTARELLFHPLLFEVHPLKLLAAHCLVNTSSNYDEMLQKLNKSDIVYAEVRQIEFHLGDVTGTEKLEKFVEDVKYGIYPLTAFSAQKPPASRPRAISPETAESVKSATPEPLDIETRRVVNMICSVKPREENCELFMTILLRMEDKMNRQLTCPISPDDSAVALSHELVHLGFIHETDREKLATMIEDTLRNKQQQLLGAAAKMQSAAAQAGERLVSSDGGSSSGISGSDVVTASSASNHLHHHVPVNSASYERGWKVADTEPLLVTMPVIMETSGISVNSLDAALFASLDDAEEACEQQDEELEALEASTRTAEDDDQYDPEPTLDYDDNDVATMKASMHRQSLTSTRTSIVPEGELCRSEMIESYEATD; encoded by the exons GTCGAACAACGAGATGTTCCTGGCATCGATTGTGCACATCTGGCAATGGACACCGAGGAAGGTGTCGAAGTTGTTTGGAACGAAGTACAGTTTTCCGAGAGGAAGAATTTCAAATCTcaagaagaaaaaatacaactagtATTCGAAAACCTAACTCAGTTAGAGCATccaaatatagtcaagtttCATCGTTATTGGACGGATACCCATAACGATAAACCTAGG GTAATATTTATAACGGAATACATGTCCTCTGGTTCTCTGAAGCAGTTTCTCAAACGTACCAAGAAGAACGTTAAGAAACTACCACTGCAAGCATGGAAGCGGTGGTGTACTCAAATTTTATCAGCACTTAG TTATTTGCATTCCTGTTCGCCGCCAGTAATTCACGGCAACTTAACCTGTGATACAATATTTATTCAACATAATGGTCTAGTTAAAATTGGTAGTGTAGCTCCAGATGCCATTCATCATCATGTAAAAACGTGTagggaaaatatgaaaaatatgcattttttagCTCCAGAATATGGAT CAGCCGCATCGACGACCGCCATCGATATCTACTCGTTTGGCATTTGCGCGCTGGAAATGGCGGCACTGGAAATCCAAGGGAACGGAGATTCGGGTACGCTAGTCACAGAAGAGCAAATCAAACGCACTGTCGAAAGTCTTGAAGATGCCCAGCAGAAAGACTTCATCATCAAGTGCCTCAGTCATGACCCTGCCAAAAGGCCTACCGCTAGGGAATTACTATTTCACCCTCTGCTGTTCGAGGTGCATCCGTTAAAGCTGCTTGCCGCCCACTGTCTTGTAAACACCTCAT CAAACTACGACGAGATGCTGCAAAAGCTGAACAAGTCCGACATCGTGTATGCCGAAGTGCGACAGATCGAGTTTCATCTGGGCGATGTCACCGGAACGGAAAAGCTGGAGAAGTTTGTAGAAGATGTAAA ATATGGCATTTATCCACTGACTGCCTTTTCGGCACAAAAACCACCCGCTTCCCGACCGCGAGCAATATCGCCCGAGACTGCAGAATCGGTGAAATCCGCCACGCCAGAGCCGCTAGATATTGAAACTAGGAGAGTTGTGAATATGATATGTAGTGTTAAGCCGCGAGAAGAAAATTGTGAATTATTT ATGACAATACTATTAAGAATGGAGGATAAGATGAACCGACAGTTAACATGTCCTATTTCGCCGGACGATTCAGCCGTTGCGCTTTCGCATGAACTGGTACATCTCGGGTTTATTCATGAG ACGGATCGTGAAAAGCTAGCCACCATGATCGAGGACACGCTTCGAAATAAACAGCAGCAACTACTGGGGGCGGCAGCGAAAATGCAATCGGCGGCAGCCCAGGCCGGTGAACGTTTGGTGTCCTCTGACGGGGGTAGCAGCAGTGGCATATCCGGGTCGGACGTAGTCACGGCGTCCTCCGCCAGCAATCACCTTCACCATCATGTTCCTGTAAATTCGGCCA GTTATGAGCGTGGATGGAAAGTAGCAGATACGGAACCACTACTGGTTACCATGCCAGTTATCATGGAAACGTCCGGAATCAGTGTAAATAGCTTAGATGCGGCGCTTTTTGCCAGTTTGGATGATGCTGAAGAGGCTTGCGAGCAGCAGGACGAAGAACTTGAAGCGCTAGAAGCGTCCACCAGAACAGCAGAGGACGATGATCAGTACGATCCCGAACCCACACTGGACTACGATGACAATGATGTCGCCACAATGAAGGCGTCGATGCATCGACAGTCCCTAACCTCCACTAGAACTTCCATTGTTCCGGAAGGCGAGCTGTGCCGTAGTGAGATGATAGAATCGTACGAGGCTACCGATTAA
- the LOC128744066 gene encoding nuclear receptor-binding protein homolog isoform X2 gives MPGSRSSNNDTEHNKSPRESGEDSEDESEILEESPCGRWLKRKEEVEQRDVPGIDCAHLAMDTEEGVEVVWNEVQFSERKNFKSQEEKIQLVFENLTQLEHPNIVKFHRYWTDTHNDKPRVIFITEYMSSGSLKQFLKRTKKNVKKLPLQAWKRWCTQILSALSYLHSCSPPVIHGNLTCDTIFIQHNGLVKIGSVAPDAIHHHVKTCRENMKNMHFLAPEYGSAASTTAIDIYSFGICALEMAALEIQGNGDSGTLVTEEQIKRTVESLEDAQQKDFIIKCLSHDPAKRPTARELLFHPLLFEVHPLKLLAAHCLVNTSSNYDEMLQKLNKSDIVYAEVRQIEFHLGDVTGTEKLEKFVEDVKYGIYPLTAFSAQKPPASRPRAISPETAESVKSATPEPLDIETRRVVNMICSVKPREENCELFMTILLRMEDKMNRQLTCPISPDDSAVALSHELVHLGFIHETDREKLATMIEDTLRNKQQQLLGAAAKMQSAAAQAGERLVSSDGGSSSGISGSDVVTASSASNHLHHHVPVNSAIVF, from the exons GTCGAACAACGAGATGTTCCTGGCATCGATTGTGCACATCTGGCAATGGACACCGAGGAAGGTGTCGAAGTTGTTTGGAACGAAGTACAGTTTTCCGAGAGGAAGAATTTCAAATCTcaagaagaaaaaatacaactagtATTCGAAAACCTAACTCAGTTAGAGCATccaaatatagtcaagtttCATCGTTATTGGACGGATACCCATAACGATAAACCTAGG GTAATATTTATAACGGAATACATGTCCTCTGGTTCTCTGAAGCAGTTTCTCAAACGTACCAAGAAGAACGTTAAGAAACTACCACTGCAAGCATGGAAGCGGTGGTGTACTCAAATTTTATCAGCACTTAG TTATTTGCATTCCTGTTCGCCGCCAGTAATTCACGGCAACTTAACCTGTGATACAATATTTATTCAACATAATGGTCTAGTTAAAATTGGTAGTGTAGCTCCAGATGCCATTCATCATCATGTAAAAACGTGTagggaaaatatgaaaaatatgcattttttagCTCCAGAATATGGAT CAGCCGCATCGACGACCGCCATCGATATCTACTCGTTTGGCATTTGCGCGCTGGAAATGGCGGCACTGGAAATCCAAGGGAACGGAGATTCGGGTACGCTAGTCACAGAAGAGCAAATCAAACGCACTGTCGAAAGTCTTGAAGATGCCCAGCAGAAAGACTTCATCATCAAGTGCCTCAGTCATGACCCTGCCAAAAGGCCTACCGCTAGGGAATTACTATTTCACCCTCTGCTGTTCGAGGTGCATCCGTTAAAGCTGCTTGCCGCCCACTGTCTTGTAAACACCTCAT CAAACTACGACGAGATGCTGCAAAAGCTGAACAAGTCCGACATCGTGTATGCCGAAGTGCGACAGATCGAGTTTCATCTGGGCGATGTCACCGGAACGGAAAAGCTGGAGAAGTTTGTAGAAGATGTAAA ATATGGCATTTATCCACTGACTGCCTTTTCGGCACAAAAACCACCCGCTTCCCGACCGCGAGCAATATCGCCCGAGACTGCAGAATCGGTGAAATCCGCCACGCCAGAGCCGCTAGATATTGAAACTAGGAGAGTTGTGAATATGATATGTAGTGTTAAGCCGCGAGAAGAAAATTGTGAATTATTT ATGACAATACTATTAAGAATGGAGGATAAGATGAACCGACAGTTAACATGTCCTATTTCGCCGGACGATTCAGCCGTTGCGCTTTCGCATGAACTGGTACATCTCGGGTTTATTCATGAG ACGGATCGTGAAAAGCTAGCCACCATGATCGAGGACACGCTTCGAAATAAACAGCAGCAACTACTGGGGGCGGCAGCGAAAATGCAATCGGCGGCAGCCCAGGCCGGTGAACGTTTGGTGTCCTCTGACGGGGGTAGCAGCAGTGGCATATCCGGGTCGGACGTAGTCACGGCGTCCTCCGCCAGCAATCACCTTCACCATCATGTTCCTGTAAATTCGGCCA TTGTGTTCTAA